The Candidatus Cloacimonadaceae bacterium genome contains the following window.
GTCCAGCATTTGAAGAGCGGATTTATTTGTCTGGATGATCATGAAATCAGCATCCAGCAGCATGATTACATCGCTGATGCTATCAAAGGTGGTCATCCATCCCCTGGCTATCTTTTGATAATCATCCTGCAGCTTGGCTTTGTCTTGTTCCAGTACCAGTTGTTGGCGTAACCGCTCGATATTATTGCGCCGCGCCATATAACCGAGCGTCAAGGCAATGGCGAATACTAAAATCAGAGATGCCAGGACGGTGATATAGACTCTTGTCCTAAGCGGATGGTAAAGCTCCCGCTTGTCCATTTTGGCAGTAACATACAAGGATGTATCCGGCACCTTGCGAGAAGCTGAAATCACCCGTTCCCCGCGGTAATCGATGCCCTCGATTACGTCAACTATGCCCTTGACGGCACTGACGCCAGGACGATTGGTGTGAATATCAAGGTTTAGCCGGAACTTCAAGGCAGAGTCTTTTTTAAATCGAAGTTCGTTTAGATATAGGACACAATTTCCCTCGCGACGCACCAAAGTCGTCTCTGCCGTTTTACTTGGCGTGGGCCATGATTGCACAATGGGGTACAAATGCCGGTATGGATCGATCTGGAAGACCCATACGCCGATTGGCTTTGAGTTTTCCCGGTTCGGGTTTTTCACTGGGATCAAAAACTCTGATTTGATATCGGGGTTTCCTGCCATCGGTTGATCACTCTCAAGGTGGAGAGGCACCAAGACAATCTCATTAGTTTCAAGAGCTTTTTTTATGTGTTGACCAAGGTCGCAGGACAGAGTTTTCCGCTCGGAAGGGAAAGAGATCAGGACTTTGCCGTGTTTATCCAGCAAGGCGAGCCATGAATAATCACTGTCGCGTTTGTAGGACATCATCCATTGGATAATCTGAGAATCTTTATGTTTGGAGCTGGGATCGGAGAGAAATTGTGAGCATAATTCCTGGATCATGGGAGTTTGGAGGATTTGTCTGGCATCCCTCATGCGCTCCTGATTCCATTCATTGATATGATTTACCTTCAGATCGGCTATAGCGGATATGCTTTCCAGAGCGTTTTTTTTAAGCAGTTTGGTCTCATGGTGGACATAGTAAATCCCCCCGATTCCCAAAGCGATGATCAGAAATATAAGAATGATCACAGAACGTCGGGTTATTTTTCCAAAACTGGCTCGCTTGGATGTGCCACATGGCTGCGAATCAGCTTGAATACGCTGATGCTCGGAATCTGCCTTCTGGTTTCGATTCATCTCTTCTCCCTTGATATTGACGCAAGGTCACCAAGACTCGCTTGCTAAAGCAATACGATCCCAACTTAAGGGAGAGGTAATCATCGTCAAGATAAAAATCGCTGCCCTATCTGTTTATGGTTTTTGCCTCAACCGGTCTCGCCCTTCTCAATGAGTGAGATGTAGCGCAGCATGCCGATGCTGCGGGAGTGGGGTGGGGAATTCCGATTCCCCACAGCTTTGCAACCACAGCCGAATCGGAGTTCGGCATCCCAATGGGTAGCCGCGTCTATTTCCGCTTCGGCATGAGCGCCAAATCTTGATCATCGTTTTTTATCATTTTTTATCATCGTATGGATCATCGTATGGATCATCGTTGCCGCATCGGCATGCTGCGCTACTTTACCTCTTCCACGGCGTTAATCAAGCGTTAATCAAGCGTTAGTTTTATTACGCTTGATTAACGCTGTCCAGTGGTAGAGCGGCTTGCCGCCACACTGGAAAAGACAATAATGGGGAATAATGGGGAAATCCACCACCAGTCCATCACCAGTCCAATCTCAATTCTCCATTGATATGTTGAGAAATTTGAACAGGCGCGGGCACAGCCAATTATTCATCAAACATAAAGCAATTGACTAAACCATGGTAATCGCATAGTTTATTAGCATGAGGAAAGTATGACATCTGGTAAGAATGAGATACATGAGCAATTGAGAAAAGCCTTCATCAGGATTGGTGAATTTGAGAGAGAAAACGCACAACTAAAGAACAAACTCATCACGCACGAGAAAGAGAATGCAACTCATGACGCACAAACATCGTATCTGACGGGAGAAAATGGCATTAACCAACCTAAAAATGAATTGAGTATCCCTGATTCACCGGCATCGGTCAATAGCTCTTCAACTCCGGAAAAGAAAGTTACTTTGTTCAAAAACCTGTTTCGCGGCAGAGAAGACGTGTTTGCTATGCGGTGGACAGGCAAGGACAACAAATCAGGATACTCTCCAGCCTGTATCAATGACTGGAAACTTGGGGTCTGTGGGAAATACAAGAAAATTGCTTGCGCCAATTGCGAAAATAGAAAGATGATTCCGCTGGAAATAAGGCAGCTATACCGACATCTGAAGGGCGAGATTGTGATAGGAGTTTATCCCTTGCTGGACGATGATACCTGTTTCTTCCTCGCCTTTGACTTCGATAAAAAGGAGTGGAGGGAAGACGTGCTTGCTCTGATGGAAACTTGCTCAGTTTATACAATACCGGCTTACGTCGAAAAGTCCCGATCGGGCAATGGAGCACACGTTTGGGTATTCTTTGAAGATGCCGTGGCAGCATCGTCTGCAAGGAAGTTTGGCACTGCACTCTTGACCGCGACAATGGAACGGAGGCATCAAATCGGACTTGATTCCTATGACAGGATTTTCCCAAATCAAGATACAATGCCCAAGGGAGGATTTGGAAACCTCATCGCGCTGCCTTTACAGAAACAAGCCAGAGAACATGGGAACAGCATGTTTGTTGACGAGAGTTTGAAGCCGCTTGAAGATCAGTGGAAGCACTTGGCTCATATTGAGAAGCTCACTCAACAGAGATTGAGTGACTTACTTAAAGCGTTATCTGCGAATCACAGTCCGATCGGCAAACTTGTAGCATCAACCGAGGAAGAGCTGCCTCCCTGGGAGAAAGCACCCCCTGATAGAGATGGTTACGGCGTTTTACCATCACAGGTAAAGATTGTTTTCAGCAACATGGTCTATATCGAAAAAGAATCATTGCCGCCAAAGCTATTGAATCGGATCATCAGACTCGCGGCTTTTCAGAATCCGGAGTTTTATCGGGCTCAGGCGATGAGGATGCCGATCTACAATATCCCCAGAATCATTAGTTTATCCAGCGAAAGCGATAAATACTTGGCTGTCCCCAGAGGCTGCAAAGAAGATTTGACCAAGCTGTTCGACCAATTACATATCGAACCATTGATCAAAGATCAAAGAAATGCCGGCACAAAACTTGAGGTTCATTTCATGGGCAAGCTAAGCCCGGAGCAAGTGTTGGCAGGTAAAACGCTACTCGAACACGAGAGTGGAATACTCTCTGCCACCACCGCCTTTGGCAAGACAGTTGTAGCAATCTGGATGATTGCTCAGAGGCAGACAAGTACTCTGATTGTAGTTCATAGACGCCAATTGATGCAGCAGTGGATAGAGAGATTGAAGTGTTTCCTTGCAGATGCTGAAGTAGGCGAGATTGGAGGGGGCAAGGAAAAGAGAACAATGAAGATAGACGTAGCGATCATCCAAAGCCTTTATCATGAGCGCAAAGTGAAGGAATACGTTCAGGACTATGGCATGGTGATTGTAGATGAATGTCACCATATTTCTGCCTTCAGCTTTGAGCAAGTTCTCAAGGAAGCCCAAGCAAAATATGTGTATGGTTTTACAGCCACCCCGATCCGCAAAGACGGTCAGCATCCGATAGTTACGATGCAATGCGGTCCTATCCGCTATAGGGTTGATTCGAAATCTCAGCTTGCATTCAGAGCCTTTAGCCATAAAGTGATAGTGCGTTATACAAACTTCAAAATGCCAGATCATCTGATCAGCGCAGACCCCAAGATCACGGACATCTATCAGGCATTGGTTGATGACCGCGCAAGAAATGATCTGATCCTTGACGACATCATCACTGCCATTGTTGCCCGCAGAAGTCCATTAATTCTTACTGAACGCACCGCTCATGTTGAATTCTTTGCCGAGAAACTTGCGGGGTTTTCGAAGCATGTCATCTCGCTGAGAGGAGGTATGGGCAGAAAACAGCTCATGGTAGTGATGGATAAGATTCACTCCATTCCGGACTGTGAGGAAAGGGTGATCATTGCGACAGGTAAATACATTGGAGAGGGTTTTGATGACAGCAGGCTGGATACGCTGTTTCTGACAATGCCCATATCCTGGAAAGGAACCCTGCAGCAGTATGCCGGACGGCTACACAGAACTCACGACAATAAAACCGAAGTCATAATCTACGATTACGTTGATCGGGAGGAGCCGGTGTTAGCTGCTATGTATAGAAAGAGGATAAAGGGTTATGCGGGGATGGGGTATAAAATAACCGAGGACTGTAACTAATTAGCATCAGCTATGGCTCTGCACCCAATTCCCTTGAGCTGGCTGACTCCGCCAGCTTGCGGGATTACCTGAATCTGGTTTGTGATCCTGTCCTTGATGGCGGCAACGTGTGAGATGATACCGATCAACTTTCCCTCGTTGTTTAAAGCGGCAAGGTTTTCCATGGCGATTTCCAGGCTGTCTTCATCCAGGGAACCAAAGCCTTCATCAAGAAAGAGGGAATCGATGCTCACGTTTTTGCTGGACATTTTTGACAGCCCCAAAGCAAGCGCCAGACTGACGATGAAACTTTCTCCGCCCGAGAGATTTTTCACTGTGCGGATCTCGCCAGCCTGGTAATCGTCTATGATATACAGGTCCAAAGGGGCATTGTCGCTATTGATCAGCAGATAGCGGTCGGAAAGCTTCTGCAACTGGACATTGGCGTGGGCGATCAGCAACTCGAAGGTGATCCCTTGGGCAAAAGTGCGGTATTTTTTTCCGTCCGCGGAACCTATGAGTTCATACATCTTTTCCCAGCGGTTTAGAACCTCATTATGAGTATTGATCTTCCGGATTTGTTCTACGTGCGTCCTTAGCTGTTTGGAGTTTTCGTTGAGCTTTGTTTCCAGAGCACCACGCTCCCTGTTAGCACTGTCTATTCTGGACTGGCAATCGTTTGCTTCGTTCTGCAATTCTGTCCATTCTATTTCGGAAAGCTTTTTCCCCTGTTCCGCTTTTAACATAATGGAGTTTTCGGAGATCTGAGCGTTAATCCTTTTCTGTTTTGAAGTTAGCGACTCCTCTCTCTGCTGAAGCTCGTTAAGGTTGTCTTGGTCGATGAGACATGCCAGGAATTCTTCGATCCCGGTAAAGCCATTCTTTTGCAGACCCTTGAGAAAGCTTTCTTCTGCCTTTTGCAGTGCTGGAGACAGCTTAGCGATCAGTTTGGCTGATTTCCGCGCTTGCTCTTCGTTGGAATGAATCAGCGTGGCTTTTTGTTCGCTTAACAATTCCGATTCCCTTAGATCTGTCCTCAAATTCATCAGTTCCTTCTGCCAGTCCGTTTCAACCTCCTCAACGCTGGTATTTCCGAGCAGCCGGTATCTGTTCTCCGTATTGTCCTTCAATTCCTTTTCCATCCGCTTTTGGCTTGCCTTGATAGTATCGATCTCCTGTTGCTGGCTGTTCGACAATTGCTTTTTGCCATTTAATACTGCCCTCAGTTTTTGGATCCCGGTCTGGAGGCTTTTTGCCCGGGAAATGCTTTGCTCCCAGGTATTTTTTTTGGTTTCCAAAATGGGGATGAGCAGTTGTGGATCATACTGTCCGTCCAGTACCAACCCGAATGGCGTTAACTCCTCCGTGAGTTTCTTACGCTGGGTAAATTCGCTGTCATGTAGCTCCTTGAGTGTGGTGGAGCATTGGACAAATTGTTCCTTGATCGACTGAAACTCTAGCTCGGTTTTCCTGCGTTTCTCTTTCTGCGCGTCCAGTTGCGTCTGTAACTCAAGTTTCTTTTTCTGTAGTTCACCCTGTTTGGTATGCAGTCTTTCAGCCTGTTTGATCAACGATTCCAGGGTTTCAATATACTTGCTATTCTGTTCTTGTAATTCTTCCAGAATAGCATCCGATACATCCACGATTCCCAATTGCGCGCTTTTTTCCGCCAGATACTTGCCCATAGATTCCACGTTGCTTTCCTTCTGGGATTGCTGATTCAGCTTATGCCTGGCCGCGGTCTCACCATGCAGTTTTTCCAGTTTCCTGATCTTTGACTCGATGGATTTCAATCCGACTTGAGCCTGCTCCAGGGCCGTTTCCTGTAGGTCTGTATCCGGTAATTCCGCTGTGGCAAAGGGATGCACGGTTGAACCGCAGAGGGGACAGGGTGTGTTTTCCTGCAGCTTTATGCGTTCATCGTTAAGGTCCAGTATCTTGTTGGTGTGCCTCAGCTTCTCCATACTATCCTGCACCATTGCATCAGCTGTCTCTTTGTCTTTGTTTAATCCCTGAAGTTCAGCTTCAAGCTGGGCTAAGCTTATCTTGTCCTTGGAAATCGCGGCTTCTGTCTGTTCGTGTTTGACCTGCGCTTTCCCGTGGCTTTCATAGCTGGCGCGTAGCGCGCCCAGAGCCGTTGCCCTCCGGTTCGCCGCCTGCAGCAGCGACCTGTATTCCGCCAGGGTATTTGCGGATAGGAGTTCGGTAAGCCCTTTGCCCGCCGAATCAAGTGCTATATTCAGCTTACGCAGTTCCTCTTCAACGGATCCGATCTGCTCTTGTATCTTGTTCAATTCCGCCTGTTTGACGGTCGTACCGGCTTTTTGACACTTTTCCCGATACTTAATAATATCCTTCTGAATTGTCCGCAGCTGTTCAAATTGGTTTACCAGGGCTTTGAGCGAGGACATCAATTCAGCATCCTCGGGGTGTTCAGTGAGATATTTTTCTGCTCTATCTTGTTCCTTTTCCATGTCCATGATTTCCTGCTCGAGTTGAGCCATCTCTTTTCCGAGTTCATTAAGCTTTTTGATTCTGGATTTGAGATCCGCTTTCTGCACTGCGACGCTCTTTTTCTGTACTTTAATCCCGCTATCCAACTGGCGGATATTGTTGAACAGCTTTTGCTTGTCCGGATTCTGCGCTTCCGCTTGTTTGAGACTTACTTGCCGTTTCTCCAATTCGGGTTTTAACTTTGTCTGTTCAGCTATCAGATTGGTTTCCTTTTCCTGAAGTTCAGTCTGTTCCTTTATTACTTCCTGCAAGCGGTACCGCCAGGATTCGATTTCCTGTAAATCCGGTCTCAAAGGTAGCGCCCGGCGCGCTTTATCTAGCTTTTCACGATCCGGTGCGAATATATGGATCTCTTTCTCAACATCTTTCAGGCGGTTTTCTTGTGTCCTAATCTCACTTTTCAGGCGCTCGATGTTTTCCGCCCATTTTAGCTTGGCGGCGATCTCTATTTGGCTTTCTTTCATTTTTTTTTCTGCCTGCTTGGACTGCGTCAGACTGTCCTGCAGTTCCACGCATTCTTCGCTGCTGAGCAGTTGTATGGACCCCAAGGCGGCAAGCAGTTCTTTGTGCTCGTTCTGCAGTGCGTTTTTCCGATTATACACTTCTATGGATATTTCGCTGTAGATATCGGTTCCCGTGATCTCTTCCAGGATTGAAGAACGTTCGTTGACATCTGCCTTCAGAAAGGCGTCAAAACCTCCTTGTGCCAGCAGCATGGACCGCGTGAAACGAGTAAAATCCATGCCGGTGACCTCTTCGACCTTGGCCTTCACTTGGGTGGTTTTTTCCTCCAGCAGCTTGCCAGTTCCTACGTCTGAGATATCGTGCTTGGGCTGTTGTAGTTCGCCGCCAGGTTTGTTGCGTGCGCGTTTCTGGCTCCAATAACACCGGAAACTGCCTTTATTGGTGTTAAATTCCACTTCAGCAAAACAGTCTCCGGTCCGGCGGGACATCAGTTCGTTCGTGCCCTTGCTGATCCTGCTCAAGCGCGGAGTTTCGCCATACAAGGCCAAACAGATAGCGTCCAGGATGGTTGATTTCCCGGCTCCTGTGGGTCCGGTGATGGCAAATATCCCGCTTTCGGTGAAAACCTTGTGGGAAAAGTCGATTTCCCATTCCCCTGCCAGCGAATTCAGATTCTTAAATCTCAGTTTTTGGATCCTCATTTCTTACCTCACTCCGCGTTTGCGTCCCTATCCGCCAGACTTTGCAGGACCTCGTTGTAGCAGGCACAAAGCTCCTTCGCGAGGGGCGCTTCGATCTTGTG
Protein-coding sequences here:
- a CDS encoding DEAD/DEAH box helicase family protein, yielding MTSGKNEIHEQLRKAFIRIGEFERENAQLKNKLITHEKENATHDAQTSYLTGENGINQPKNELSIPDSPASVNSSSTPEKKVTLFKNLFRGREDVFAMRWTGKDNKSGYSPACINDWKLGVCGKYKKIACANCENRKMIPLEIRQLYRHLKGEIVIGVYPLLDDDTCFFLAFDFDKKEWREDVLALMETCSVYTIPAYVEKSRSGNGAHVWVFFEDAVAASSARKFGTALLTATMERRHQIGLDSYDRIFPNQDTMPKGGFGNLIALPLQKQAREHGNSMFVDESLKPLEDQWKHLAHIEKLTQQRLSDLLKALSANHSPIGKLVASTEEELPPWEKAPPDRDGYGVLPSQVKIVFSNMVYIEKESLPPKLLNRIIRLAAFQNPEFYRAQAMRMPIYNIPRIISLSSESDKYLAVPRGCKEDLTKLFDQLHIEPLIKDQRNAGTKLEVHFMGKLSPEQVLAGKTLLEHESGILSATTAFGKTVVAIWMIAQRQTSTLIVVHRRQLMQQWIERLKCFLADAEVGEIGGGKEKRTMKIDVAIIQSLYHERKVKEYVQDYGMVIVDECHHISAFSFEQVLKEAQAKYVYGFTATPIRKDGQHPIVTMQCGPIRYRVDSKSQLAFRAFSHKVIVRYTNFKMPDHLISADPKITDIYQALVDDRARNDLILDDIITAIVARRSPLILTERTAHVEFFAEKLAGFSKHVISLRGGMGRKQLMVVMDKIHSIPDCEERVIIATGKYIGEGFDDSRLDTLFLTMPISWKGTLQQYAGRLHRTHDNKTEVIIYDYVDREEPVLAAMYRKRIKGYAGMGYKITEDCN
- a CDS encoding AAA family ATPase, which translates into the protein MRIQKLRFKNLNSLAGEWEIDFSHKVFTESGIFAITGPTGAGKSTILDAICLALYGETPRLSRISKGTNELMSRRTGDCFAEVEFNTNKGSFRCYWSQKRARNKPGGELQQPKHDISDVGTGKLLEEKTTQVKAKVEEVTGMDFTRFTRSMLLAQGGFDAFLKADVNERSSILEEITGTDIYSEISIEVYNRKNALQNEHKELLAALGSIQLLSSEECVELQDSLTQSKQAEKKMKESQIEIAAKLKWAENIERLKSEIRTQENRLKDVEKEIHIFAPDREKLDKARRALPLRPDLQEIESWRYRLQEVIKEQTELQEKETNLIAEQTKLKPELEKRQVSLKQAEAQNPDKQKLFNNIRQLDSGIKVQKKSVAVQKADLKSRIKKLNELGKEMAQLEQEIMDMEKEQDRAEKYLTEHPEDAELMSSLKALVNQFEQLRTIQKDIIKYREKCQKAGTTVKQAELNKIQEQIGSVEEELRKLNIALDSAGKGLTELLSANTLAEYRSLLQAANRRATALGALRASYESHGKAQVKHEQTEAAISKDKISLAQLEAELQGLNKDKETADAMVQDSMEKLRHTNKILDLNDERIKLQENTPCPLCGSTVHPFATAELPDTDLQETALEQAQVGLKSIESKIRKLEKLHGETAARHKLNQQSQKESNVESMGKYLAEKSAQLGIVDVSDAILEELQEQNSKYIETLESLIKQAERLHTKQGELQKKKLELQTQLDAQKEKRRKTELEFQSIKEQFVQCSTTLKELHDSEFTQRKKLTEELTPFGLVLDGQYDPQLLIPILETKKNTWEQSISRAKSLQTGIQKLRAVLNGKKQLSNSQQQEIDTIKASQKRMEKELKDNTENRYRLLGNTSVEEVETDWQKELMNLRTDLRESELLSEQKATLIHSNEEQARKSAKLIAKLSPALQKAEESFLKGLQKNGFTGIEEFLACLIDQDNLNELQQREESLTSKQKRINAQISENSIMLKAEQGKKLSEIEWTELQNEANDCQSRIDSANRERGALETKLNENSKQLRTHVEQIRKINTHNEVLNRWEKMYELIGSADGKKYRTFAQGITFELLIAHANVQLQKLSDRYLLINSDNAPLDLYIIDDYQAGEIRTVKNLSGGESFIVSLALALGLSKMSSKNVSIDSLFLDEGFGSLDEDSLEIAMENLAALNNEGKLIGIISHVAAIKDRITNQIQVIPQAGGVSQLKGIGCRAIADAN